The Bombus terrestris chromosome 9, iyBomTerr1.2, whole genome shotgun sequence genome contains a region encoding:
- the LOC100651839 gene encoding leucine carboxyl methyltransferase 1 codes for MIKDMADDEAIQATNDDASECKRYAVQLGYWSDPFINFFVKQPGRKAPEINRGYYARVKGIEVFVDKFLKLSGEKGQVINLGAGFDTLYWRLKEAGKCPANFIELDFPNITARKCYHIKKHKQLIDMLNTEDGEIRFSTTDLHAANYHLVGIDLRHISELVNKLTQAEVNFNLPTMFLAECVLVYIDTSAVSALLKWLAGKFPNSIFVNYEQVNMKDKFGQVMLSNLRSRGCLLAGVEDCESLETQQRRFTINSWEGSNAWTMVEVYDSLPLDDRSRIEHIEMLDERELLVQLLQHYCISVAWNGQIFKNLSIAQG; via the exons ATGATCAAAGATATGGCTGATGATGAGGCCATACAGGCCACTAATGACGATGCAAGTGAGTGTAAAAGATATGCGGTTCAACTTGGTTACTGGTCCGATCCATTTATTAACTTTTTCGTAAAACAACCTGGTCGGAAAGCTCCGGAAATCAATCGTGGTTATTACGCAAGAGTAAAGGGGATTGAAGTGTTCGTTGACAAATTCCTTAAG CTATCTGGTGAAAAGGGGCAAGTTATAAACTTGGGTGCTGGATTTGATACTCTCTATTGGAGACTTAAAGAAGCAGGGAAGTGTCCAGCAAATTTTATCGAACTTGATTTTCCTAACATTACTGCTCGAAAATGTTATCACATCAAAAAACATAAACAATTAATAGATATGTTAAATACAGAAG ATGGAGAAATTAGGTTTTCAACAACAGATCTACATGCTGCCAATTATCACTTGGTGGGAATAGATCTGCGACACATATCTGAACTTGTTAATAAGTTAACACAAGCAGAAGTTAATTTTAATCTTCCAACCATGTTCCTTGCAGAATGTGTCTTAGTATATATAGACACAAGTGCAGTTTCTGCATTATTAAAATGGCTTGCTGgaaaatttccaaatagtatttttgttaattatgaGCAAGTGAACATGAAGGATAAATTTGGTCAAGTTATGTTGTCCAATCTACGTAGTCGTGGATGTTTGTTGGCAGGTGTAGAAGATTGTGAATCTTTGGAAACTCAACAAAGACG CTTTACAATAAACAGTTGGGAAGGCTCTAATGCATGGACAATGGTAGAGGTCTATGATTCACTGCCTCTAGATGACCGTAGTCGGATCGAACATATAGAAATGTTGGATGAGCGAGAACTTTTAGTTCAGTTATTGCAGCATTATTGTATCTCAGTTGCTTGGAAtggacaaatatttaaaaacttgtCTATAGCACAGGGTTAG
- the LOC100651720 gene encoding very long-chain specific acyl-CoA dehydrogenase, mitochondrial, which yields MLRITSYIGLKPSNFIKIINSNARCFATQAAVKNAPKEKQEKDIDSKSQSFVKNIFLGQLETTQMFPFPDVLNEEQLDTLKLIIDPIEKFFEKVNDPMKNDENASIDEKILQTMWELGVFGLQVPQKYGGLGLTNTQYSRCVEICGYHDLGISIVLGAHQSIGFKAILLYGTPEQKEKYLPRVCSGDYAAFCLTEPSSGSDAGSIRSRAIKSVDGSHYVLNGNKIWISNGGLAEIMTVFAQVPMKDPKTGETKDKVTAFIVEKSFGGVTSGPPEKKMGIKCSNTAEVNFENVKIPAENVIRSEGQGFSVAMNVLNNGRFGMAAALSGTMRYCIKKAVEHATQRVQFGHTIDYYGSIQEKLGHMAMLHYVAESLAYSIAGNMDNGSQDYYLEAAISKCFASEAAWWVCDEAIQILGGMGYMKDTGLERVLRDLRVFRIFEGANDVLRLFVVLSGLQSAGIHLRHIMSAFKIPTINLGLIFEELSKRAMRTIGLSSTRNLMHLVHPNLEKSATLCAKSIETFGQSIESAIVKYGPNKIVEQQFVLNRLAQAAFDIYTMAIVLSRATTSANKKLPSMEHELLMAETWCSLASRRANSNLKFDKQLNVFTNLTKISKNMCDAGGCVQLNPLCF from the exons ATGCTACGAATTACAAGTTATATTGGACTAAAACcctcaaattttattaaaatcattaaCTCGAATGCCAG ATGTTTTGCAACACAAGCTGCTGTAAAAAATGCACCCAAAGAAAAGCAGGAAAAAGATATAGATTCAAAATCTCAATCTTTTGTTAAGAATATTTTCCTTGGTCAGTTAGAGACTACTCAAATGTTTCCATTTCCAGATGTTTTGAATGAAGAACAACTTGacacattaaaattaataatagatcCCATAGAAAAATTTTTTGAG aaAGTAAATGATCCAATGAAGAATGATGAAAATGCATCGATAGATGAAAAAATTTTGCAAACAATGTGGGAGCTTGGAGTATTTGGTCTCCAAGTTCCTCAGAAATATGGTGGATTAGGATTAACTAATACGCAATATAGTAGATGTGTTGAAATATGTGGATATCACGACTTAGGTATTAGTATTGTGTTAGGTGCACATCAAAGTATAGGATTCaag GCTATACTTTTATATGGTACCCcagaacagaaagaaaaatatcttcCAAGAGTTTGCAGTGGAGATTATGCAGCATTTTGCCTCACAGAACCAAGCAGTGGTTCAGATGCTGGCTCAATTCGTTCTCGTGCAATAAAGTCAGTAGATGGTTCACATTATGTCTTAAACGGCAATAAAATTTGGATATCAAATGGTGGTTTAGCAGAAATAATGACAGTTTTTGCACAAGTCCCTATGAAAGATCCAAAAACTGGTGAAACTAAGGATAAAGTTACAGCATTTATTGTTGAAAAATCCTTTGGCGGGGTAACAAGTGGACCACCAGAAAAAAAGATGGGTATTAAATGTAGTAATACAGCAGAAGTAAATTTTGAAAACGTTAAAATACCAGCAGAAAATGTTATAAGGAGTGAAGGACAAGGTTTTTCG GTTGCAatgaatgttttaaataatgGTCGATTTGGTATGGCTGCTGCTCTTTCCGGAACTATGCGTTATTGTATCAAAAAAGCAGTGGAACATGCAACACAACGAGTACAATTTGGACACACGATAGATTATTACGGAAGTATACAGGAAAAATTAGGCCATATGGCGATGTTACACTATGTAGCTGAGAGTCTTGCATATTCAATTGCGGGAAACATGGATAATGGAAGTCAGGATTATTATTTGGAAGCTGCAATTTCTAAA TGTTTTGCATCGGAAGCTGCATGGTGGGTTTGTGACGAAGCTATTCAAATACTCGGTGGAATGGGATATATGAAAGATACTGGTCTCGAACGAGTTCTGCGAGATTTACGTGTCTTTAGAATTTTTGAAGGAGCCAATGATGTCCTCCGTCTTTTTGTTGTACTTTCTGGACTTCAATCTGCAGGCATACATTTGCGACATATAATGTCAGCATTTAAGATTCCTACCATCAATTTGGGATTGATCTTTGAAGAACTAAGTAAAAGAGCTATGCGAACAATTGGGTTGTCATCAACGCGTAATCTTATGCACTTAGTTCATCCTAATTTAGAAAAAAGTGCTACATTGTGTGCTAAG AGCATAGAAACTTTTGGTCAAAGTATAGAAAGTGCCATTGTCAAATATGGACCAAATAAGATTGTGGAGCAACAATTTGTTCTTAACAGATTAGCTCAAGCAGCGTTTGATATATACACTATGGCTATTGTATTAAGCAGAGCAACTACATCTGCAAACAAAAAACTTCCAAGTATGGAGCACGAACTTCTTATGGCAGAAACTTGGTGTTCTCTG GCATCCCGTCGTGCgaattctaatttgaaatttgataaGCAATTAAATGTATTTACTAACTTAAccaaaatttcaaagaacatgTGTGATGCTGGTGGATGTGTTCAACTAAACCCACTATGTTTTTAA
- the LOC105666030 gene encoding mitochondrial nicotinamide adenine dinucleotide transporter SLC25A51, whose product MSNVASQNVSLRSLLTLNNNDCKEFVCGWGAAVINVSITFPINKIIFRQILEDVPANTAFRQISKEGIRLLYRGILPPFCQKTLSVSVMFSMYEGCKERLCTLTNNDILSRIIAAHFAGTIEAILMPLERVQTLLQDWRYHDKFKNTSHAFKYLLKNYGISECYRGLVPIIYRNSCSNLMFFILKEQSKRYIGEQESLFTSFINGALIGGFTSTVFYPINVIKIHMQSKIGGNFEKFMTVIREVYVARDRRVISFYKGVHLNCMRSFISWGVINASYDFLKTIMFS is encoded by the exons ATGAGTAACGTTGCTTCACAAAATGTCTCACTAAGATCATTATTAACACTTAATAATAATGATTGTAAAGAATTTGTTTGTGGATGGGGTGCTGCAGTAATTAATGTATCTATTACTTTTCCtattaataagattatatttaGACAG ATTTTGGAAGATGTTCCAGCCAATACTGCGTTTCGTCAGATATCTAAAGAGGGAATAAGATTACTATACCGTGGGATCTTACCACCCTTTTGTCAGAAAACTCTTTCGGTTAGTGTAATGTTTAGTATGTATGAAGGTTGTAAAGAACGTTTGTGCACATTAacaaataatgatatattaagTAGAATAATAGCAGCGCATTTTGCTGGTACTATTGAGGCTATACTTATGCCCCTTGAAAGAGTACAAACATTGCTCCAGGATTGGCGGTAtcatgataaatttaaaaatacttcgcatgcatttaaatatttactaaaaaatTATGGTATATCAGAATGTTATCGTGGATTAGTACCAATTATATACAGAAATAGTTGTTCCAATCTCATGTTCTTTATTCTCAAAGAACAATCAAAAAGATACATTGGTGAACAAGAGTCATTATTTACAAGTTTTATTAATGGTGCTTTAATAGGTGGTTTCACAAGTACTGTATTTTATcctataaatgtaataaaaatacatatgcaGTCAAAAATAGGTGgtaattttgagaaatttatgACAGTTATTCGTGAAGTATATGTTGCAAGAGATAGAAGAGTAATATCATTTTACAAAGGTGTGCATTTAAATTGTATGCGATCATTTATAAGTTGGGGAGTTATAAATGCATCTTATGATTTTCTAAAAACAATCAtgttttcataa
- the LOC100651084 gene encoding gamma-1-syntrophin isoform X1 translates to MRINATKMSTPIEEKIDQKLKVRTGMVSVSDGKSKSVPMRLHLSMEVLKLQREDLEQTANHNKPPLDAKERMVQITRQKVGGLGLSIKGGAEHKLPVLISRIYKGQAADECGQLFVGDAIIKVNGEYITACNHDDAVNILRNAGDIVVLTVKHYRAAKPFLQKNEKEEKLDNVANGGSEDEWLSPNRQSGSPRCGHSRQSSNASATSMQYKKWIDVITVPLMMAYVTRYIFGTDKLRRNAFEVRGLNGARTGVIHCDDSAILSQWLKYITDNITGLTHLQMKLYNRNFGVGERIEYMGWVNEAVSNSNQPWQSYRPRFLALKGPDLLLFETPPCNIGDWSRCALTFKVYQTMFRVMRESENVDERQHCFLAQSPGKPPRYLSVETRQELLRVEAAWHTAVCSAVTHLKSKTFPVTFNGRSAGLTLEWTQGFTLSYEDIGETVWRYKFSQLRGSSDDGKSRLKLHFQELDSIAIETKELECSQLQNLLFCMHAFLTAKVAAVDPTFLTSTTP, encoded by the exons atgagAATCAACGCAACGAAAATGAGTACTCCGATCGAGGAGAAGATTGATCAGAAGCTGAAG GTGAGGACAGGGATGGTGAGTGTTAGTGATGGAAAAAGTAAGTCAGTACCAATGCGTTTACATCTGTCTATGGAAGTTTTAAAGCTCCAAAGGGAAGATTTAGAG CAGACTGCGAATCATAATAAACCACCATTAGATGCTAAAGAGAGAATGGTGCAAATCACTAGACAAAAAGTTGGAGGATTAGGATTAAGCATAAAGGGAGGAGCAGAGCATAAACTTCCTGTACTCATATCTAGAATTTATAAAGGTCAGGCAGCTGATGAATGTGGTCAACTATTTGTAGGAGATGCAATTATTAAAG taaATGGAGAATATATAACTGCATGTAATCATGATGATGCTGTTAACATTTTGAGAAATGCAGGTGATATAGTAGTTTTGACAGTAAAACATTATCGTGCAGCAAAGccatttttacaaaaaaatg aaaaagaagagaaattagaTAATGTTGCAAATGGAGGTTCAGAAGATGAATGGTTATCACCTAACAGACAAAGTGGTAGTCCTAGATGTGGTCATAGTAGACAAAGTTCAAATGCATCAGCCACTTCAATGCAATATAAGAAATGGATAGATGTTATAACAG TTCCATTAATGATGGCTTATGTGACAAGATACATCTTTGGAACAGATAAGTTAAGAAGAAATGCGTTCGAAGTAAGAGGATTAAATGGTGCACGTACTGGTGTAATACACTGTGATGATAGCGCTATTCTGAGTCAATGGTTAAAGTATATAACCGATAATATTACAGGTTTAACACATTTACAG aTGAAATTATATAATCGTAATTTTGGAGTCGGTGAACGTATAGAATACATGGGCTGGGTTAATGAAGCAGTAAGCAATAGTAATCAGCCATGGCAGAGTTATAGACCGAGATTTTTAGCACTGAAAGGACCCGATTTGTTATTATTTGAAACGCCCCCT TGTAATATAGGAGATTGGTCACGATGTGCATTAACTTTTAAAGTATATCAAACAATGTTTCGTGTAATGCGAGAGTCCGAAAATGTAGATGAAAGACAGCACTGCTTTTTAGCACAAAGCCCGGGTAAACCTCCACGATATTTAAGCGTTGAAACTAGACAAGAACTCTTAAGAGTTGAGGCAGCATGGCATACTGCAGTGTGTTCAGCTGTTACACATTTGAAA AGTAAAACATTTCCTGTTACTTTTAATGGAAGGAGTGCAGGATTAACCTTAGAATGGACTCAAGGTTTTACACTTTCTTATGAAGATATTGGAGAGACTGTCTGGCGttataaattttcacaattaaGAGGATCTAGCGACGATGGAAAAAGTAGACTGAAGTTACATTTTCAAGAGTTGGATAGTATCGCTATTGAGACAAAG GAATTGGAATGTTCTCAGTTGCAGAATTTATTGTTCTGTATGCATGCATTTTTAACTGCAAAGGTTGCTGCAGTTGATCCAACATTTTTAACATCAACAACTCCGTAA
- the LOC100651084 gene encoding gamma-1-syntrophin isoform X2: MRINATKMSTPIEEKIDQKLKVRTGMVSVSDGKSKSVPMRLHLSMEVLKLQREDLETANHNKPPLDAKERMVQITRQKVGGLGLSIKGGAEHKLPVLISRIYKGQAADECGQLFVGDAIIKVNGEYITACNHDDAVNILRNAGDIVVLTVKHYRAAKPFLQKNEKEEKLDNVANGGSEDEWLSPNRQSGSPRCGHSRQSSNASATSMQYKKWIDVITVPLMMAYVTRYIFGTDKLRRNAFEVRGLNGARTGVIHCDDSAILSQWLKYITDNITGLTHLQMKLYNRNFGVGERIEYMGWVNEAVSNSNQPWQSYRPRFLALKGPDLLLFETPPCNIGDWSRCALTFKVYQTMFRVMRESENVDERQHCFLAQSPGKPPRYLSVETRQELLRVEAAWHTAVCSAVTHLKSKTFPVTFNGRSAGLTLEWTQGFTLSYEDIGETVWRYKFSQLRGSSDDGKSRLKLHFQELDSIAIETKELECSQLQNLLFCMHAFLTAKVAAVDPTFLTSTTP; encoded by the exons atgagAATCAACGCAACGAAAATGAGTACTCCGATCGAGGAGAAGATTGATCAGAAGCTGAAG GTGAGGACAGGGATGGTGAGTGTTAGTGATGGAAAAAGTAAGTCAGTACCAATGCGTTTACATCTGTCTATGGAAGTTTTAAAGCTCCAAAGGGAAGATTTAGAG ACTGCGAATCATAATAAACCACCATTAGATGCTAAAGAGAGAATGGTGCAAATCACTAGACAAAAAGTTGGAGGATTAGGATTAAGCATAAAGGGAGGAGCAGAGCATAAACTTCCTGTACTCATATCTAGAATTTATAAAGGTCAGGCAGCTGATGAATGTGGTCAACTATTTGTAGGAGATGCAATTATTAAAG taaATGGAGAATATATAACTGCATGTAATCATGATGATGCTGTTAACATTTTGAGAAATGCAGGTGATATAGTAGTTTTGACAGTAAAACATTATCGTGCAGCAAAGccatttttacaaaaaaatg aaaaagaagagaaattagaTAATGTTGCAAATGGAGGTTCAGAAGATGAATGGTTATCACCTAACAGACAAAGTGGTAGTCCTAGATGTGGTCATAGTAGACAAAGTTCAAATGCATCAGCCACTTCAATGCAATATAAGAAATGGATAGATGTTATAACAG TTCCATTAATGATGGCTTATGTGACAAGATACATCTTTGGAACAGATAAGTTAAGAAGAAATGCGTTCGAAGTAAGAGGATTAAATGGTGCACGTACTGGTGTAATACACTGTGATGATAGCGCTATTCTGAGTCAATGGTTAAAGTATATAACCGATAATATTACAGGTTTAACACATTTACAG aTGAAATTATATAATCGTAATTTTGGAGTCGGTGAACGTATAGAATACATGGGCTGGGTTAATGAAGCAGTAAGCAATAGTAATCAGCCATGGCAGAGTTATAGACCGAGATTTTTAGCACTGAAAGGACCCGATTTGTTATTATTTGAAACGCCCCCT TGTAATATAGGAGATTGGTCACGATGTGCATTAACTTTTAAAGTATATCAAACAATGTTTCGTGTAATGCGAGAGTCCGAAAATGTAGATGAAAGACAGCACTGCTTTTTAGCACAAAGCCCGGGTAAACCTCCACGATATTTAAGCGTTGAAACTAGACAAGAACTCTTAAGAGTTGAGGCAGCATGGCATACTGCAGTGTGTTCAGCTGTTACACATTTGAAA AGTAAAACATTTCCTGTTACTTTTAATGGAAGGAGTGCAGGATTAACCTTAGAATGGACTCAAGGTTTTACACTTTCTTATGAAGATATTGGAGAGACTGTCTGGCGttataaattttcacaattaaGAGGATCTAGCGACGATGGAAAAAGTAGACTGAAGTTACATTTTCAAGAGTTGGATAGTATCGCTATTGAGACAAAG GAATTGGAATGTTCTCAGTTGCAGAATTTATTGTTCTGTATGCATGCATTTTTAACTGCAAAGGTTGCTGCAGTTGATCCAACATTTTTAACATCAACAACTCCGTAA